A genomic segment from Cryptococcus tetragattii IND107 chromosome 9, whole genome shotgun sequence encodes:
- a CDS encoding eukaryotic translation initiation factor 3 subunit G, with product MADLKQPNRDWAADDVDADELPPTTESTDADGITTIVSWKYNADDQKVKVTRRVRRRLQVSTVTQTMAERKQWPKFGLDKGKPPGPDRKTTIIGENLHFKIAPISKVQRVEPEQEATAKAPTGKAVVCRLCSGQHYTARCPFREQLAAIDNLNADGAEEEQAVVSGTLAAKGAGETGGKYIPPSQRAGATGAGESMFRSRDELPTLRVTSFSLDAEEEDLRALFQPFAKNGKLGRANIVRDRNTRVSKGLAFVSFESKRDAEAAMAHLNGRGYDSLILEVAWSQPRGERT from the exons ATGGCCGATTTAAAACA ACCCAACCGCGACTGGGCAGCCGATGATGTGGATG CCGATGAGCTTCCCCCAACTACCGAGTCTACCGACGCCGACGGTATCACAACTATTGTTAGCTGGAAGTACAATGCGGATGATCAGAAAGTAAAAGTGACCAGGAGAGTAAGGAGACGGTTGCAGGTTTCCACTGTGACTCAGACAATGGCGGAAAGGAAGCAGTGGCCGAA GTTTGGCCTCGACAAGGGAAAGCCTCCTGGACCCGACAGAAAGACTACCATCATCGGAGAAAACCTTCATTTCAAGATCGCCCCCATCAGCAAG GTTCAGCGTGTCGAGCCCGAGCAAGAGGCAACTGCCAAGGCTCCCACTGGAAAGGCCGTTGTTTGCCGACTTTGTAGTGGTCAACATTACACTGCCAGATGTCCTTTCAGAGAACAGCTTGCCGCTATCGATAATCTCAATGCAGACggagcagaggaagagcaggcTGTTGTTTCAGGGACTCTGGCCGCCAAGGGTGCTGGTGAGACAGGTGGCAAATACATCCCCCC ATCTCAACGGGCAGGGGCCACTGGTGCTGGCGAGTCAATGTTCCGATCTAGAGACGAGCTTCCTACCCTTCGTGTcacctccttttccctcgatgccgaagaagaagatcttcGGGCTTTGTTCCAACCTTTTGCCAAGAACGGCAAGCTCGGAAGGGCCAATATTGTCAGGGATCGCAACACGAGAGTCAGCAAGGGTTTGGCGTTCGTCAGTTTCGAGAGCAAGAGGGATGCGGAGGCGGCTATGGCTCATTTGAACGGTCGTG GTTACGATTCATTGATCCTGGAGGTCGCCTGGTCACAACCTCGAGGGGAACGAACGTAA
- a CDS encoding DNA polymerase epsilon catalytic subunit A, whose product MSSRGSFRGRGRGSGSGSNTRFTGKRRGRGGGVAYGIDRPPAANQVARDDGTAATEKFEEVKAYDEIDEKIGFWRFESVRAEGEQKVGWLVNMHQTLMQSDAHPGGLAAVDYYFIQDDGGSFKVSIPYEPYFYLTCRGGAESIVEEWLLKRYEGIIIRIEREKKWDLNLPNHLLSAPPVFLKLFFHNTADLHTIRRDLLPLARSNSEKFTAVDAYADVVSAEAAANGHGDDETKAWGAEDDIRKKKDKEPSECIIEIREHDLAYHLRVAIDLNIRVGLWYTVTSRTGVITLERIPDRVKRADPVVMAYDIETTKQPLKFPDQQTDQIMMISYMIDGMGYLITNREIVGEDIDDFEYTPKDEYPGEFTVFNEPDEPAVIRRWFEHIRDSKPTVIATYNGDSFDFPFVDVRAKIHGISMYEEIGFKPDIEDEYKSRSTMHMDCFRWVKRDSYLPQGSQGLKAVTTAKLGYNPIELDPELMTPYAIEQPQILAQYSVSDAVATYYLYMKYVHPFIFSLCNIIPLSPDEVLRKGTGTLCETLLMVEAYDAHIIMPNRHEDPHGVTYEGHLLASETYVGGHVEALEAGVFRSDIPTHFKIVPSAIQGLIDDLDAALQFSLIEEGQVKLEDVENYDEVKQQIQTALETMRDEPNRFDNPLIYHLDVAAMYPNIMLSNRLQPDSVKEEADCAVCDYNRPDKKCDRRMEWAWRGEYFPAKRDEVNMVRYALEQEMFPPKRPYDPKRRFVDLSPAEQSALLHKRLGDYSRKVYKKTHDTKIVTKTTIICQRENSFYIDTVRAFRDRRYEYKGLHKTWKKNLDKAFEEGGAVAAVDEAKKMIVLYDSLQLAHKCILNSFYGYVMRKGARWYSMEMAGITCLTGATIIQMARQLVEQIGRPLELDTDGIWCMLPGVFPEDFNFKLKNGKKFGISYPCTMLNHLVHAQFTNDQYHELVDNDSGTYNVKKENSIFFELDGPYKAMILPSSKEEDKLLKKRYAVFNPDGSLAELKGFEVKRRGELQMIKIFQSQIFDKFLLGKTTEECYAAVATVADQWLDILQSKASSLHDDELVDLIAENRSMSKTLAEYAGQKSTSISTARRLAEFLGEQMVKDKGLSCRFIISAKPNGAPVTERAVPVAIFTAEEPVKRHYLRKWLKDNSLTDFDLRTILDWEYYTERLGSVIQKLITIPAALQKVPNPVPRIRHPDWLYKRIATKEDKFQQHKITDIFTKLKDMEDFGDGQKKVGPKLAVVRKRNKREQEKEPEVEEVPPNPEDDYAGYIKVMKKKWRKQRHEKARARKSGFRQDGTISSMLRTQTSTMNSKQWDVIQIASTNRPGEFKLWLAIDGTFQSVRLRVPREFYLNFKKDPDPQLLVTDRYEAVEVVRTLPRGQPARHLYKLSVDEVLFMEGESHFSTLINNPNVDGAFELQVPLVVRALLTFGTSCTLRSNILGGLNRGLDKGFDLVDLERSGNLSRHKYLNEGRQIRYHFLFHAVSDQRHIIGLFSPDSTNASIYLVDRAKNRQQLPNPLKFYTDRMERAERGVFSYPDMLDFNTTYHPSEPSAFKALGKDLQAINRGLNVIALCSPFEHSYYQAKGPVYSNFPFITYRLGKEEDPGLMWLLQTSRRMIGLYLRLSSWLKEQIETASHFDVPIGNLGADTAVFLADIEFARRLKQQDMLIWWSSTPRPDLGGSEEDANFSEDLVSPHISNRGCYSSTVLELELSDLAINAVLQSALVNEMEGSGTGSFAFDSASHNLDEYAKGAVNAPVMLGDAVLSTQTFGVLKSMLRALYADKARAHVKGDSVSPAEIVVDQFWRWISSSTSSMFEPALHRFLHGLMRKTFLQLLAEFKRLGTQVVYADFGRIFLLTSKPDAGSAFAFAKYLVAAANSQELFRHLIIDVVQFWNYLAWMDVANFGGVKVSPETAASREPPAKRFEISMDWNIQSFLPATLQAVFERNVASFIFSLYSAKRSSSDGREPLRVIHSLNIDQPGTEATSTVNPVKEKEKKAASKSISQTLTRRLLFDIAGVKRQQAAVHLEPEEAYALAFPDLPGARSKRTNPTLELIKAITEVYSLASEHSIQVQILKRNLLDLIGVKEFSSDAAFVPPCDSIEVPMVICKRCNAIRDVDLCRDPDRLPSVDPDSGDMLEPARKSWVCHKCNSEYGQFQIEQPLIEVITKMITNYQIQDVICLKCSQTKSDDLAATCKCGGGFRTMSNRNELKTKLKMIKGVCDYHKLPFAGSYVEETLSRW is encoded by the exons ATGTCCTCCAGAGGATCATTTAGAGGACGCGGTCGGGGATCCGGATCCGGAAGTAACACCCGATTCACTGGCAAGCGACGAGGTCGTGGTGGGGGGGTCGCATACGGTATCGACCGGCCCCCCGCAGCTAATCAAGTTGCGCGCGATGATGGAACTGCCGCGACTGAAAAGtttgaagaggtcaaggCTTAcgatgagattgatgagaagattggATTCTGGAGATTTGAGAGTGTGAGAGCAGAAGGCGAACAAAAAGTTGGGTGGTTGGTCAACATGCACCAG ACCCTAATGCAGAGCGACGCGCACCCTGGAGGTTTAGCTGCTGTGGATTACTATTTTATTCAAGATGACGGAGGATCCTTCAAGGTGTCAATACCTTACGAGCCGTATTTCTATCTTACTTGTCGG GGGGGAGCGGAGAGTATCGTCGAGGAATGGCTTTTGAAACGATATGAAGGTATCATAATAAGGatagaaagagaaaagaagtgggATTTAAATCTC CCAAACCATCTGTTATCGGCACCTCCAGTGTTCCTTAAACTGTTCTTCCACAATACTGCGGATCTCCACACTATCCGACGTGACTTACTACCTCTTGCACGCAGCAACTCTGAAAAATTCACGGCCGTTGATGCTTATGCCGATGTGGTCAGCGCAGAGGCTGCAGCCAATGGTcatggggatgatgagactAAAGCATGGGGCGCGGAAGATGATatcaggaagaagaaggataaagaACCGTCAGAGTGTATTATTGAAATCCGAGAACATGACTTGGCGTACCATTTACGAGTGGCAATTGATCTTA ACATTCGTGTTGGGCTCTGGTATACGGTCACCTCTCGCACCGGCGTGATCACTCTGGAACGAATACCGGATCGTGTCAAGCGTGCTGATCCAGTTGTTATGGCCTATGATATCGAAACAACAAAGCAGCCACTCAAGTTCCCCGATCAACAAACGGATCAAATCATGATGATTTCTTACATGATTGACGGGATGGGCTACTTGATCACCAATAGGGAGATTGTGGGTGAAGACATTGACGATTTTGAGTATACGCCAAAGGATGAGTACCCAGGTGAATTCACAGTGTTCAATGAGCCTGACGAG CCTGCGGTCATCCGGAGATGGTTCGAGCATATCAGGGATTCCAAGCCGACCGTCATCGCAACGTATAACGGTGACAGTTTCGATTTCCCTTTTGTTGATGTAAGGGCCAAGATACACGGAATCAGCATGTACGAGGAAATTGGATTTAAGCCAGATATCGAGGACGAGTATAAGTCCCGATCAACCATGCACATGGATTGTTTCAG ATGGGTCAAACGAGACTCATATCTTCCACAAGGTAGTCAAGGCCTCAAAGCTGTGACTACTGCCAAGCTCGGTTACAACCCCATTGAACTCGACCCAGAATTAATGACGCCGTACGCCATCGAACAACCTCAAATATTGGCCCAATATTCCGTTTCAGATGCGGTCGCCACATACTATCTCTACATGAAATATGTTcaccccttcatcttttcgcTATGTAATATCATCCCCTTAAGTCCGGATGAAGTGTTGCGTAAAGGAACAGGTACTCTCTGTGAAACGTTACTGATG GTTGAAGCTTATGATGCTCATATCATTATGCCTAACCGTCACGAAGATCCCCACGGAGTCACCTACGAGGGCCACCTACTCGCGTCTGAAACATATGTCGGAGGCCACGTTGAGGCTCTGGAAGCTGGTGTGTTTAGGAGCGACATCCCGACCCACTTCAAGATTGTGCCAAGTGCCATACAAGGA CTTATCGATGATCTTGACGCCGCACTTCAATTCTCCTtgattgaagaaggtcaagtCAAGCTCGAGGATGTCGAAAATTACGACGAAGTCAAACAGCAAATCCAGACTGCTCTCGAGACCATGCGGGACGAACCCAATCGCTTCGACAACCCTTTGATCTATCATCTTGATGTCGCCGCCATGTACCCCAACATCATGTTGTCAAATCGTCTACAGCCCGATTCAgtcaaagaggaagcagatTGTGCAGTGTGCGACTACAACCGGCCTGACAAGAAGTGTGATAGGCGTATGGAATGGGCATGGAGAGGGGAATACTTCCCCGCGAAAAGAGACGAAGTCAACATGGTACGGTATGCTCTGGAACAGGAAATGTTCCCCCCAAAACGTCCATATGACCCAAAACGCCGTTTTGTCGACTTATCGCCCGCAGAACaatctgctcttcttcacaagCGTTTAGGCGACTATTCTCGGAAGGTATACAAGAAGACTCACGACACAAAGATTGTTACCAAAACAACTATAATTTGCCAGCGAGAGAATTCGTTCTATATTGACACTGTCCGGGCCTTCCGAGATCGTCGTTACGAGTACAAGGGTCTACACAAAACCTGGAAGAAAAACCTCGATAAGgcatttgaagaaggtggagcGGTTGCGGCAGTAGATgaggccaagaagatgattgtGCTCTACGACTCGCTCCAACTTGCCCACAAGTGTATCCTCAACTCTTTCTATGGTTATGTCATGCGAAAAGGAGCGAGATGGTATTCAATGGAGATGGCAGGCATCACTTGTCTGACTGGTGCCACTATTATCCAGATGGCAAGGCAGCTTGTCGAGCAGATTGGGCGACCGTTAGAGCTGGATACAGACGGTATTTGGTGCATGTTGCCTGGTGTTTTCCCTGAAGACTTCAATTTCAAACTCAAGAATGGCAAGAAATTTGGCATCTCGTATCCTTGCACCATGCTTAACCACCTTGTCCACGCGCAGTTCACCAATGACCAGTATCACGAACTTGTTGACAATGACTCTGGTACATACAATGTCAAGAAAGAAAactcaatcttcttcgaaCTGGATGGACCTTATAAAGCTATGATTCTTCCGTcttcaaaagaagaggacaagtTGCTTAAAAAGAGATATGCCGTCTTCAACCCCGATGGCTCTCTTGCGGAGTTGAAAGGATTCGAAGTGAAGCGCCGAGGTGAACTTCAAATGATCAAGATCTTCCAAAGTCaaatctttgacaagttCTTGCTTGGTAAGACAACCGAGGAGTGCTACGCTGCCGTCGCCACCGTTGCCGATCAATGGCTCGATATCCTTCAAAGCAAGGCCTCAAGTCttcatgatgatgaactgGTCGACTTGATTGCCGAGAACCGTAGCATGTCAAAGACGCTTGCGGAGTACGCTGGTCAAAAGTCTACTTCGATTAGCACTGCAAGAAGATTGGCGGAATTTTTGGGCGAGCAAATGGTCAAGGACAAAGGTCTTTCTTGTCGATTTATCATATCTGCGAAACCTAATGGTGCGCCAGTCACGGAACGAGCTGTTCCTGTTGCAATCTTCACAGCTGAAGAGCCCGTGAAAAGGCACTATCTTCGTAAATGGCTAAAGGATAACAGCCTTACGGACTTCGATCTTCGTACGATTCTCGACTGGGAATATTATACTGAACGTCTTGGTTCCGTTATTCAGAAGCTCATCACCATTCCCGCGGCACTTCAAAAAGTACCAAACCCTGTCCCTCGTATCCGACACCCAGACTGGCTTTATAAACGTATTGCcaccaaagaagacaagttCCAACAGCACAAAATAACCGATATATTCACCAAGTTAAAGGATATGGAAGACTTTGGAGACGGACAGAAGAAAGTTGGACCGAAATTGGCTGTGGTTaggaaaagaaataagagggagcaagagaaggaaccggaggttgaggaagtCCCACCCAATCCCGAAGATGACTATGCAGGGTACATCAAAGtaatgaaaaagaagtggCGCAAGCAAAGGCACGAAAAAGCTCGAGCGCGTAAGTCTGGTTTTCGGCAAGATGGCACTATATCCTCCATGCTTCGCACGCAGACATCTACCATGAATTCAAAACAATGGGACGTTATCCAGATCGCCTCCACCAACCGCCCGGGAGAATTCAAACTCTGGCTTGCCATTGATGGGACCTTCCAAAGCGTGCGATTGAGAGTACCCCGAGAATTCTATCTTAACTTCAAGAAAGATCCCGACCCTCAACTGTTAGTTACAGACCGTTATGAagcggtggaggttgtcAGGACATTACCTCGAGGACAGCCTGCCAGACATCTTTACAAGCTGTCAGTAGATGAAGTGCTCTTCATGGAAGGAGAATCGCATTTTTCGACTTTGATCAACAACCCAAATGTCGACGGTGCTTTTGAACTCCAAGTTCCTCTTGTCGTTCGCGCACTCCTCACCTTTGGTACTTCTTGCACTTTGCGCTCTAATATCCTCGGGGGTCTCAACCGTGGTCTGGACAAGGGTTTCGACCTCGTTGACTTGGAACGCTCAGGAAACCTATCTAGACACAAATATCTCAATGAAGGTCGCCAGATTAGGTAccactttctcttccatgcCGTTTCTGACCAGCGACATATAATTGGCCTTTTCTCCCCTGATTCTACCAATGCTTCTATCTACCTTGTTGATCGGGCCAAGAACCGTCAACAACTGCCTAATCCGTTGAAGTTCTACACCGATCGAATGGAGCGTGCAGAACGTGGTGTCTTTTCTTACCCTGATATGCTTGACTTTAACACTACATATCATCCCTCGGAGCCATCTGCATTCAAGGCCCTTGGGAAAGATCTTCAAGCCATCAACCGCGGTCTCAACGTTATTGCCCTCTGTTCACCATTTGAGCATTCCTACTATCAGGCAAAAGGACCAGTCTACTCCAACTTCCCGTTCATAACATACAGATTGggcaaagaggaagatccGGGTCTAATGTGGCTGTTGCAGAcgtcgaggaggatgattgGATTGTACTTGAGGCTGTCCAGCTGGTTGAAGGAGCAAATCGAAACTGCATCTCATTTCGATGTTCCTATTGGC AATCTGGGTGCCGATACGGCGGTGTTCCTAGCAGATATCGAGTTCGCACGTAGACTCAAACAGCAAGATATGCTCATTTGGTGGTCATCGACTCCCCGGCCTGATCTTGGTGGctctgaagaagacgctAACTTTAGCGAAGATCTGGTTTCTCCTCACATCTCAAACCGCGGCTGTTATTCATCTACCGTGCTGGAATTGGAGTTGTCCGATCTTGCTATCAACGCTGTTCTTCAATCAGCTCTTGTCAATGAAATGGAAGGTTCAGGAACTGGTTCGTTCGCTTTTGATTCGGCATCCCATAACCTTGATGAGTACGCCAAGGGTGCTGTCAACGCCCCGGTCATGCTTGGAGATGCCGTACTTTCCACTCAAACCTTTGGGGTCCTCAAGTCAATGCTTCGTGCATTGTATGCTGATAAGGCTCGCGCTCATGTCAAGGGCGACTCAGTATCGCCTGCCGAAATCGTCGTCGATCAGTTTTGGCGTTGGATCAGTTCATCAACCAGTAGCATGTTTGAGccagctcttcatcgtTTCCTCCACGGTTTGATGCGCAAAACATTCCTGCAGCTCCTCGCAGAATTCAAACGACTGGGTACCCAAGTCGTCTACGCGGATTTCGGCCGTATTTTCCTTCTTACCTCCAAGCCTGATGCTGGCAGCGCTTTTGCGTTTGCAAAATATCTCGTGGCCGCCGCCAATTCACAAGAGTTGTTCCGGcatctcatcatcgacGTCGTCCAGTTTTGGAACTACCTTGCATGGATGGATGTTGCCAATTTCGGCGGCGTCAAAGTCTCGCCTGAGACTGCAGCGAGTCGAGAACCGCCAGCAAAAAGGTTCGAGATTAGTATGGACTGGAATATCCAATCCTTTTTGCCCGCCACTCTTCAAGCTGTGTTCGAAAGAAATGTAGCGAGCTTCATTTTTTCCCTTTACAGTGCTAAACGGTCTTCCAGTGACGGCAGAGAGCCTCTTAGAGTCATCCACAGTCTGAACATTGATCAACCTGGTACAGAAGCTACATCAACAGTGAATCctgtcaaggaaaaggagaagaaagctgCCTCCAAGAGTATTTCACAGACTCTCACCCGTCGACTTCTTTTTGATATTGCCGGGGTCAAGCGTCAACAAGCGGCTGTGCATCTTGAGCCAGAAGAAGCCTACGCCCTGGCTTTCCCCGACTTGCCTGGAGCTAGATCGAAACGCACTAATCCCACCCTCGAACTTATTAAGGCCATCACGGAGGTCTATTCTCTCGCTTCTGAGCATAGTATCCAAGTGCAAATTCTCAAGCGAAACTTACTGGATCTGATTGGTGTCAAGGAGTTCTCAAGCGACGCCGCCTTTGTGCCTCCATGCGACAGTATTGAGGTACCCATGGTGATTTGCAAAAGGTGTAACGCGATCAGAGATGTGGACCTATGCAGAGATCCCGACAGGTTGCCTAGTGTTGACCCAGATAGCGGTGATATGTTGGAACCAGCAAGAAAGAGCTGGGTGTGTCAT AAATGTAACTCTGAATATGGTCAGTTCCAGATCGAACAGCCTCTTATCGAAGTGATCACCAAGATGATCACCAACTACCAAATACAAGAC GTGATCTGCCTCAAATGCTCGCAAACAAAATCAGACGATCTTGCGGCGACCTGCAAATGTGGCGGAGGATTTAGAACGATGTCAAACAGAAATGAACTGAAGACGAAGCTGAAAATGATTAAGGGTG TATGTGATTACCACAAACTGCCCTTTGCTGGTAGTTATGTGGAAGAGACACTGAGTCGGTGGTAG
- a CDS encoding threonine ammonia-lyase, biosynthetic, whose amino-acid sequence MILTCELLWRRNTLIHAAKVYSAPLNLKETPLTYAVNLSARLGNEREDLQPVFSFKIRGAYNMMASLSDEEKKKGVITCSAGNHAQGVALSGHALGIPAVVVMPVSTPSIKWRNVQRLGATVLLHGRDFDEAKAECLRLEKEKGLTFVPPYDNPYVVAGQGTVAMEICRQVTDADQIDGIFAAVGGGGLAAGIAAYMKRVAKPSVGIYGVETVDGDAMARSLKAGKRILLDEVGPFADGTAVRLVGEEPFRVCKHFLDDVVLVNNDEICAAIKDVFEETRSVPEPSGALALAGLKAYIIRNNLQGAGKRFVAVISGGNMNFGRLRFVAERADVGERREVLMSIRIPEKPGSFLKFHSLLGSRAVTEFSYRYSNDSTGYIICSFLLSSSSSSSSGPSPEARAKEIHEILESFKTHGIEAVDLSEDEFAKSHARHLVGGRSAVEHERIFRFEFPERPGALGNFLKGMKVEWNISMFHYRNHGADVGKVLIGVQVPSQDYPAFDEFLETLGYPYVEETNNEVYTMFLRS is encoded by the exons ATGATCCTGACGTGTGAGTTGCTCTGGCGCCGAAACACACTCATCCATGCAGCCAAGGTCTACTCTGCACCCCTCAATCTCAAGGAGACACCTCTTACCTATGCGGTCAACCTCTCTGCCCGTCTCGGCAACGAG CGCGAAGACCTCCAGCCGGTATTCTCATTCAAGATTCGTGGTGCTTACAACATGATGGCGAGTCTGTCcgacgaagaaaagaaaaaaggtgTCATCACCTGCTCTGCCG GGAACCACGCACAAGGCGTCGCCCTCTCCGGCCACGCCCTCGGTATCCCCGCCGTCGTCGTCATGCCCGTCTCCACGCCCTCCATCAAATGGCGCAACGTCCAGCGTCTCGGCGCCaccgtcctcctccacgGCCGCGATTTCGACGAAGCCAAAGCCGAATGTCTCCGCCtcgaaaaggaaaaaggccTGACCTTTGTGCCCCCCTACGATAACCCCTACGTCGTCGCAGGCCAGGGCACAGTCGCCATGGAAATCTGCCGCCAAGTCACCGATGCCGACCAGATCGACGGTATATTCGCCGCCGTCGGCGGCGGCGGTCTCGCAGCCGGTATCGCTGCGTATATGAAACGCGTGGCCAAACCCAGTGTCGGCATCTACGGCGTCGAGACCGTCGACGGTGACGCCATGGCCCGTTCACTCAAAGCCGGTAAGCGGATCTTGCTCGATGAAGTCGGACCGTTTGCAGATGGCACCGCGGTAAGGCTCGTGGGCGAAGAGCCATTCCGCGTATGTAAACACTTTTTAGACGACGTCGTCCTCGTCAACAATGACGAGATTTGCGCTGCTATCAAGGATGTCTTTGAAGAAACCCGTTCGGTCCCCGAACCGTCCGGCGCCCTCGCACTCGCAGGCTTGAAAGCCTACATTATCCGGAACAACCTCCAAGGTGCAGGGAAACGCTTTGTCGCCGTCATCTCGGGCGGTAACATGAACTTTGGCAGACTCCGCTTCGTCGCTGAACGTGCGGACGTCGGTGAACGACGTGAAGTCCTGATGAGTATCCGAATCCCCGAAAAGCCCGGAAG CTTTTTGAAATTCCACTCTCTCCTCGGTTCCCGAGCCGTCACCGAATTCTCCTACCGCTACTCCAACGATTCCACCGGCTACATCATCtgctccttcctcctctcttcctcctcctcgtcctcctccgGCCCATCACCCGAAGCCCGCGCAAAGGAGATTCACGAGATCCTCGAGTCGTTCAAGACACATGGGATCGAAGCCGTAGATCTgagtgaggatgagtttGCAAAGAGTCATGCAAGGCATTTAGTCGGTGGACGGAGTGCAGTTGAGCATGAGCGCATCTTTCGCTTTG AGTTCCCGGAAAGACCAGGGGCACTGGGGAATTTCCTGAAAGGCATGAAGGTCGAATGGAATATTTCCATGTTCCATTACAGAAACCACGGTGCCG ACGTCGGCAAAGTACTCATCGGTGTCCAAGTCCCATCGCAAGACTATCCCGCTTTCGACGAGTTTTTGGAAACCCTTGGGTACCCATATGTCGAAGAGACAAATAACGAGGTTTACACCATGTTCCTCAGGTcgtaa